In Leifsonia sp. ZF2019, a genomic segment contains:
- a CDS encoding ABC transporter permease yields MTTLTSAPGRTTVASRLARVPWGLAVAIAFAVLLVVAVVAPEALTTHLPTAIDYQAALQPPSLAHPFGTDESGRDLYTRVVWGARDSLTIGVGAAALGVGLALVLGSLAALGVKPVAVVIDRLVEVLFAFPALLLALLLIAIAGPSAATQVLAVGIGTAPGYARMIRGQILAARGSGYVEAATALGHSRWRIIRAHILPNALRPLVAVFALSIGQSIVWASSLSFLGLGVAPPASEWGALLDAGRQYVTTAWWLIVIPGLVIVAVALAATTIGRHIQARLEKGERS; encoded by the coding sequence ATGACCACCCTCACCAGTGCTCCCGGGCGCACGACGGTCGCCTCGCGGCTCGCGCGCGTCCCCTGGGGGCTCGCCGTCGCGATCGCGTTCGCCGTGCTCCTGGTCGTCGCGGTCGTCGCGCCGGAAGCGCTGACCACGCACCTGCCGACGGCGATCGACTACCAGGCCGCGCTGCAACCGCCGAGCCTGGCCCACCCCTTCGGGACGGACGAATCCGGCCGGGATCTGTACACGCGTGTCGTCTGGGGCGCGCGCGACTCGCTCACGATCGGGGTCGGAGCCGCCGCGCTCGGAGTCGGCCTCGCCCTGGTGCTCGGTTCGCTCGCGGCACTCGGGGTCAAGCCGGTCGCCGTCGTGATCGACCGGCTCGTGGAGGTGCTCTTCGCCTTCCCTGCGCTGCTGCTGGCGTTGCTGCTCATCGCGATCGCAGGGCCGAGCGCCGCGACCCAGGTGCTCGCCGTCGGCATCGGAACCGCACCCGGTTACGCCCGGATGATCCGCGGGCAGATCCTCGCGGCGCGCGGGTCCGGATATGTCGAGGCCGCGACGGCCCTCGGCCACTCGCGGTGGCGGATCATCCGCGCCCACATCCTGCCGAACGCCCTGCGCCCGCTGGTCGCCGTGTTCGCCCTGTCGATCGGGCAGTCGATCGTCTGGGCGTCGAGTCTGTCGTTCCTCGGGCTCGGTGTCGCCCCGCCGGCGTCCGAGTGGGGAGCGCTGCTCGATGCCGGCCGGCAGTACGTCACGACGGCGTGGTGGCTCATCGTCATCCCCGGCCTGGTCATCGTCGCCGTGGCGCTGGCCGCGACCACGATCGGGCGGCATATCCAGGCACGGCTCGAGAAGGGAGAGCGGTCATGA
- a CDS encoding dipeptide ABC transporter ATP-binding protein, with translation MSIVERESEDVVDELDWPATRLSVRNLRTGFVVDGTYRPIVRGVSFDLLPGRCVAIVGESGSGKSVTARSLVGLAGRGAVVEADELTIHHEDVRSFTAKQWRRIRGSDVGFVLQDALVSLDPLRPVGREIEEALRLHGWGSRRTRRERVLELLGRVGVPYPEVRAKQRPDQLSGGLRQRALIASAIALDPDIVIADEPTTALDVTVQAQVLAQLEEMKARGASIILISHDLSVVARLADHLLVMRGGDVLEQGAAAAVLGDPQHEYTRALIAAVPSEATRGHALTPGATASPAKPAPGEVVLEATDLVKRFHTSDGTVTTAVDHVSFQLRAGETLGIVGESGSGKSTTARLALALEPLDGGRVQLHGEQWAPQPEKRRRRLRGRISVVYQDPLSSFDPRWTVERILNDALRSERFDSADGKAARVRELLAQVGLPEAVLPRFPLRLSGGQRQRVAIARALAPRPDVIVLDEAVSALDVTIQAQILDLLAVLQRESGVAYLFISHDLGVISHISDRVLVMKDGAVVEEGTATDVFENPTHPYTQALIAAIPEFDPAVVATPAN, from the coding sequence ATGAGCATCGTCGAGCGCGAGAGCGAAGACGTGGTGGACGAGCTGGACTGGCCCGCGACCCGGCTGAGCGTCCGCAACCTGCGGACGGGTTTCGTCGTCGACGGCACGTATCGCCCGATCGTGCGGGGGGTGAGCTTCGATCTCCTTCCTGGCCGCTGCGTGGCGATCGTCGGGGAATCGGGCTCGGGCAAGTCGGTCACCGCACGCTCCCTCGTCGGGCTCGCGGGCCGGGGCGCCGTCGTCGAGGCCGACGAGCTGACCATCCACCACGAGGATGTGCGGTCGTTCACCGCGAAGCAGTGGCGACGCATCCGGGGCAGTGATGTCGGGTTCGTGCTCCAGGACGCCCTGGTGTCCCTCGACCCGCTGCGCCCGGTCGGCCGCGAGATCGAGGAGGCGCTGCGACTGCACGGGTGGGGATCGCGACGCACGCGCCGCGAGCGCGTCCTGGAGCTGCTCGGCCGGGTCGGTGTGCCCTACCCCGAGGTGCGGGCGAAGCAGCGACCGGATCAGCTGTCCGGAGGTCTGCGACAGCGGGCGCTCATCGCCTCGGCCATCGCGCTCGACCCGGACATCGTGATCGCGGACGAGCCGACCACGGCTCTCGATGTCACGGTGCAGGCGCAGGTGCTCGCCCAGCTGGAGGAGATGAAGGCGCGCGGTGCGTCCATCATCCTGATCAGTCATGACCTCTCCGTCGTCGCGCGGCTCGCCGATCACCTCCTGGTGATGCGCGGAGGCGACGTGCTCGAGCAGGGTGCGGCGGCCGCAGTCCTGGGCGACCCGCAGCACGAGTACACGCGTGCGCTGATCGCGGCGGTGCCGAGCGAAGCCACCCGCGGGCATGCGCTGACGCCGGGTGCCACGGCGTCGCCCGCGAAACCGGCGCCGGGGGAGGTCGTCCTCGAGGCGACCGACCTCGTCAAGCGGTTCCACACCTCCGACGGCACCGTCACGACAGCGGTGGACCACGTCTCGTTCCAGCTGCGTGCCGGCGAGACCCTCGGCATCGTCGGCGAATCCGGCTCCGGCAAGAGCACGACGGCGCGCCTCGCGCTCGCCCTCGAACCCCTCGACGGCGGCCGCGTGCAGCTGCACGGCGAGCAGTGGGCGCCGCAGCCGGAGAAACGTCGCCGCCGCCTCCGTGGCCGCATCTCCGTCGTCTATCAGGACCCGCTCAGCTCGTTCGACCCGCGCTGGACGGTGGAGCGCATCCTGAACGACGCACTGCGCTCCGAGCGGTTCGACTCCGCGGACGGGAAGGCGGCGCGGGTGCGTGAGCTGCTCGCACAGGTCGGCCTCCCGGAGGCCGTCCTTCCCCGCTTCCCGCTGCGACTCTCCGGCGGCCAGCGTCAGCGCGTCGCCATCGCGCGCGCTCTCGCCCCGCGGCCGGATGTCATCGTCCTCGATGAAGCCGTGTCTGCGCTCGACGTCACGATCCAGGCGCAGATCCTCGACCTCCTCGCCGTGCTGCAGCGGGAGTCCGGCGTCGCGTACCTCTTCATCTCGCACGACCTCGGCGTCATCAGCCACATCAGCGACCGGGTGCTCGTGATGAAGGACGGAGCCGTCGTCGAAGAAGGCACGGCCACGGACGTCTTCGAGAACCCCACCCATCCGTACACGCAGGCCCTGATCGCGGCGATCCCCGAGTTCGACCCCGCCGTCGTCGCAACTCCCGCGAACTGA
- a CDS encoding LLM class flavin-dependent oxidoreductase, protein MPRPLRFNAFVMHTNSHIHHGQWRRPDAGQVDFEDIALWIDLAKLLEAAKFDAIFLADVSGVYGDADADFDVYIREGLQIPSHDPLTLVAAIATHTEHLGLALTSNVVQNHPFNFARQISTLDHISKGRVAWNIVTGTQDNGARNFGLPRLVDHAERYAWAEEYVDVTYKLWEGSWDDGALVKDRERGIYSDASKIHTIDHVGERYAVQGPHLPSPSPQRTPVLYQAGSSGSGRAFAARNAEATFIIAPSPALAREQIAETRRLAVEAGRRADDITFYQGLSFVIGDTEEEARDKAAEYEKYVSIDGYLAHSALVDAEGRAYDPDTPLSEVRTDTMRGFSEWVRKAVTDREPTIRDVALVISRQTRVVGTPEQIADVLVEWQDAGVDGINVINWVIPGSFEEFAEKVLPVLRERGLAQSEYAPGPLRQKLFGEPLLNDRHPAARYRGAFSGTAADTEPALVQEGV, encoded by the coding sequence ATGCCCCGCCCCCTCCGCTTCAACGCCTTCGTGATGCACACCAACTCGCACATCCACCACGGGCAGTGGCGGCGCCCCGACGCCGGCCAAGTGGACTTCGAGGACATCGCGCTGTGGATCGACCTCGCCAAGCTGCTGGAGGCGGCCAAGTTCGACGCGATCTTCCTCGCCGACGTCAGCGGGGTCTACGGCGACGCGGATGCCGACTTCGACGTCTACATCCGGGAGGGTCTGCAGATCCCCAGCCATGACCCGCTCACCCTGGTCGCGGCGATCGCGACGCACACCGAGCACCTGGGTCTCGCGCTCACCTCGAACGTGGTCCAGAACCACCCCTTCAACTTCGCCCGGCAGATCTCGACCCTGGACCACATCTCCAAGGGACGGGTGGCGTGGAACATCGTCACCGGCACCCAGGACAACGGGGCCCGCAACTTCGGCCTGCCCCGTCTCGTCGACCACGCCGAGCGATACGCCTGGGCCGAGGAGTACGTCGATGTCACCTACAAGCTGTGGGAAGGTTCCTGGGACGACGGCGCCCTGGTGAAGGACCGCGAACGCGGGATCTACTCGGACGCTTCCAAGATCCACACCATCGACCATGTCGGCGAGCGGTACGCCGTGCAGGGACCGCACCTGCCGTCGCCGTCGCCGCAGCGCACCCCCGTCCTCTACCAGGCCGGCTCGTCGGGCTCCGGGCGCGCCTTCGCGGCCCGCAACGCCGAGGCGACGTTCATCATCGCTCCGTCGCCGGCCCTGGCGCGGGAGCAGATCGCGGAGACGCGTCGACTCGCTGTCGAGGCCGGCCGGCGCGCCGACGACATCACCTTCTATCAAGGGCTCAGCTTCGTGATCGGCGACACGGAGGAGGAGGCCCGCGACAAGGCGGCCGAGTACGAGAAGTACGTGAGCATCGACGGCTACCTCGCGCACAGTGCGCTGGTCGACGCGGAGGGGCGCGCGTACGACCCCGACACCCCCCTCAGCGAGGTCCGGACGGACACCATGCGCGGGTTCAGCGAGTGGGTCCGCAAGGCGGTCACCGACCGTGAACCCACCATCAGGGATGTCGCCCTGGTGATCTCCCGCCAGACCCGCGTCGTCGGCACCCCCGAGCAGATCGCCGACGTGCTCGTCGAGTGGCAGGACGCCGGGGTGGACGGCATCAACGTCATCAACTGGGTCATCCCCGGATCCTTCGAGGAGTTCGCCGAGAAGGTCCTGCCGGTGCTGCGCGAACGCGGGCTCGCCCAGAGCGAGTACGCTCCGGGGCCGCTGCGCCAGAAACTGTTCGGCGAACCGCTGCTGAACGACCGGCATCCTGCCGCGCGGTACCGTGGAGCCTTCTCCGGCACGGCGGCGGACACCGAGCCGGCTCTCGTGCAGGAAGGCGTCTGA
- a CDS encoding NtaA/DmoA family FMN-dependent monooxygenase (This protein belongs to a clade of FMN-dependent monooxygenases, within a broader family of flavin-dependent oxidoreductases, the luciferase-like monooxygenase (LMM) family, some of whose members use coenzyme F420 rather than FMN.) produces the protein MAEPKQLFVNLFEMACVSHITHGLWPLPGNNRERFADLDYWLELAQLLEHGGFDGIFLADVIGAYDVFRGGPETALREGLQSPNIDPLLLVPAMAAVTERLGFGVTFSTTYEPPFAFARRMSTLDHLTKGRIGWNVVTSYLPNAARNFGLDEELPHDERYRRADEYLDVLYKLWEGSWDDDAVIADREARVFTDPSKVRYIDHIGEHHRVAGPHIVHPSVQRTPVLFQATGSPAGIEFAGRHAEAVFTGGRTSEQFRANAEGMRDSAERHGRARDDLRFIAMAGVIVGRTQEEAEDKWRLYQQHSSLDGILAHSSLPVDLTAFPRDITVREALARAEFPAEKVPYLPLDRTVGEALDFVKGSRDDRFLVVGDPTTVADEIERWLDEDGLDGINLRQYHSFDTARDFAELVVPELRRRGRLPREGERSGTLRERLFGAGNARLPERHTAARYRGGANLDVPVEPLRLDFADAPSF, from the coding sequence ATGGCCGAACCGAAGCAGCTCTTCGTCAACCTGTTCGAGATGGCGTGCGTGAGCCACATCACCCACGGCCTCTGGCCGTTGCCGGGCAACAACCGCGAGCGGTTCGCCGACCTCGACTACTGGCTCGAGCTCGCGCAGCTCCTGGAGCACGGCGGTTTCGACGGGATCTTCCTGGCCGACGTGATCGGAGCCTACGACGTCTTCCGCGGTGGACCGGAGACGGCGCTGCGGGAGGGGCTCCAGAGCCCCAACATCGACCCGCTGCTCCTCGTCCCGGCGATGGCCGCGGTGACGGAGCGGCTCGGCTTCGGGGTCACCTTCTCGACGACCTACGAGCCGCCGTTCGCCTTCGCACGGCGCATGTCGACGCTCGACCACCTGACCAAGGGCCGCATCGGCTGGAACGTCGTCACCTCCTACCTTCCGAACGCCGCCCGCAACTTCGGACTCGACGAGGAGCTCCCGCACGACGAGCGGTACCGGCGCGCCGACGAATACCTCGACGTCCTCTACAAGCTCTGGGAGGGGTCGTGGGACGATGACGCGGTGATCGCGGACCGGGAGGCGCGCGTCTTCACGGACCCGTCGAAGGTGCGCTACATCGACCACATCGGCGAACACCACCGCGTCGCCGGTCCGCACATCGTGCACCCGTCTGTGCAGCGCACTCCGGTGCTGTTCCAGGCGACGGGGTCACCCGCCGGTATCGAGTTCGCCGGACGGCACGCCGAAGCGGTGTTCACGGGAGGCCGGACCAGCGAGCAGTTCCGGGCCAACGCCGAGGGGATGCGCGACTCCGCCGAGCGTCACGGCCGCGCCCGCGACGACCTCCGTTTCATCGCGATGGCGGGCGTCATCGTCGGCCGCACGCAAGAGGAGGCCGAGGACAAATGGCGGCTGTATCAGCAGCACTCGAGCCTCGACGGCATCCTCGCGCACTCCAGTCTGCCCGTCGACCTCACCGCGTTCCCGCGGGATATCACCGTGCGCGAGGCGCTCGCTCGCGCCGAGTTCCCCGCGGAGAAGGTCCCGTACCTGCCGCTCGACCGCACGGTCGGAGAGGCGCTCGACTTCGTCAAGGGAAGCCGTGACGATCGCTTCCTCGTCGTCGGCGACCCCACGACGGTGGCCGACGAGATCGAGCGCTGGCTCGACGAGGACGGCCTGGACGGCATCAACCTCCGCCAGTACCACTCGTTCGACACGGCGCGCGACTTCGCCGAGCTGGTCGTTCCCGAACTCCGTCGCCGGGGCCGCCTCCCGCGCGAGGGCGAGCGGTCCGGCACGTTGCGTGAACGGTTGTTCGGCGCAGGCAACGCCCGGCTGCCGGAACGGCACACGGCCGCCCGGTACCGGGGCGGGGCGAACCTGGATGTGCCCGTCGAACCCCTGCGTCTCGATTTCGCCGACGCACCGTCGTTCTGA
- a CDS encoding YibE/F family protein, with amino-acid sequence MSHAHVRSPGVSGTPRAGRTLRTVVVAILIAAGLATVAGLALLWPDGGAVAHARSSIQFAAPGTTFPTGRITALSKDCPGYFSSDASATGSAPGDTRVCRMATVRLLDGAHAGKAVSLPLLWPWASAGLNVGDELELVVPPTSASSAAGSGSADPSTVQGVTVNGVVRDHSLLVWVIVFVVIVVVVGLLRGLMSLIALGFSAFVLVQFVLPAVISGRPGLAVAVVGASAIMFVVLYLAHGLSIRTSAALLGTLFGIAVTAGIAQLAVTTTHLTGVTGDVGGLLAGVTQIDFRGLLTCAIVIAGLGVLNDVTVTQASAVWELRAASPGLTRRQLYLRAMRIGRDHIASTIYTIAFAYAGAAMVVLIVLYLYDRPALSLLSQEDLAAEVVRTLCSGIGLVLAVPATTAIAALLVPREVVVSDRSAWDALRLRWYAFMPRPAVPEAPRREY; translated from the coding sequence GTGTCGCACGCCCATGTCCGTTCCCCTGGTGTCTCGGGTACGCCGCGTGCAGGCCGCACGCTGCGCACCGTCGTGGTCGCCATCCTCATCGCGGCCGGGCTGGCCACGGTCGCCGGGCTCGCTCTGCTCTGGCCTGATGGCGGGGCGGTCGCGCACGCGCGGTCCAGCATCCAGTTCGCGGCGCCGGGGACGACCTTCCCGACGGGACGGATCACCGCCCTGTCGAAGGACTGCCCCGGATACTTCTCGTCGGACGCGAGTGCCACGGGATCGGCACCCGGCGACACCCGAGTGTGCCGGATGGCGACGGTGAGGCTGCTCGACGGAGCGCACGCGGGGAAAGCCGTCTCGCTGCCGCTGCTGTGGCCGTGGGCGAGCGCGGGCCTGAACGTCGGGGATGAGCTGGAGCTGGTCGTCCCGCCCACCTCGGCCTCGTCCGCAGCCGGGTCCGGCTCGGCGGATCCCTCGACGGTGCAGGGGGTCACCGTCAACGGCGTCGTGCGCGACCACTCCCTCCTGGTGTGGGTGATCGTCTTCGTCGTGATCGTGGTGGTCGTCGGGCTGCTGCGCGGGCTGATGTCGTTGATCGCCCTGGGCTTCAGCGCGTTCGTGCTGGTCCAGTTCGTGCTGCCCGCCGTCATCTCGGGCAGGCCCGGGCTGGCGGTCGCCGTGGTGGGCGCGTCCGCCATCATGTTCGTCGTCCTGTACCTCGCGCACGGCCTCTCGATACGGACGAGCGCCGCGCTCCTCGGCACCCTGTTCGGGATCGCGGTCACGGCGGGAATCGCGCAGCTCGCCGTCACGACCACGCACCTGACCGGCGTGACGGGAGATGTGGGCGGTCTGCTGGCCGGGGTCACCCAGATCGATTTCCGCGGCCTCCTGACGTGCGCCATCGTCATCGCCGGGCTCGGGGTCCTGAACGATGTCACGGTGACACAGGCGTCGGCGGTCTGGGAGCTGCGTGCGGCGTCGCCAGGGCTGACCCGCCGTCAGCTGTACCTCCGCGCGATGCGCATCGGCCGCGACCACATCGCCTCCACGATCTACACGATCGCGTTCGCCTACGCGGGCGCAGCGATGGTGGTCCTGATCGTCCTCTACCTCTACGATCGCCCCGCTCTCAGCCTCCTGTCGCAGGAGGACCTCGCAGCCGAGGTGGTCCGCACCCTGTGCAGCGGCATCGGTCTGGTGCTCGCGGTGCCCGCGACCACCGCGATCGCAGCGCTGCTGGTGCCGAGGGAGGTCGTGGTGAGCGATCGGAGCGCGTGGGATGCTCTTCGCCTGCGCTGGTACGCCTTCATGCCCCGGCCGGCCGTCCCGGAGGCTCCGCGCCGCGAGTACTGA
- a CDS encoding glucosamine-6-phosphate deaminase, whose protein sequence is MELIVVADPETLAESIADRIAATIASAPATVLGVATGSSPLGVYRALARRVAGGLDVANLRAFALDEYVGISPDDPRSYAATLRTAFARPLGLSPSALHVPDGTRPDLDEACADYERAIADAGGVDIQLAGFGANGHLAFNEPGSPADSVTRVVDLAARTRSDNARFFDHPDEVPHQAITQGVGTILRARSIIAVATGSTKAEAVAAAVAGPIDAACPASFLRLHEDAVVYADPAAAALLP, encoded by the coding sequence ATGGAACTGATCGTCGTCGCGGACCCGGAGACGCTCGCCGAGAGCATCGCGGACCGCATCGCCGCCACCATCGCGTCGGCTCCCGCCACGGTGCTCGGGGTCGCGACCGGATCGAGTCCGCTGGGGGTGTATCGTGCTCTCGCCCGTCGTGTCGCGGGCGGCCTCGACGTCGCGAACCTGCGGGCATTCGCTCTCGACGAGTACGTGGGCATATCGCCCGACGATCCCCGCAGCTACGCCGCGACGCTGCGCACGGCCTTCGCCCGCCCGCTCGGCCTCTCCCCCTCCGCACTGCACGTCCCGGATGGTACTCGCCCCGACCTCGACGAGGCCTGCGCCGACTACGAGCGTGCCATCGCCGATGCCGGCGGAGTCGACATCCAGCTCGCCGGCTTCGGCGCCAACGGGCACCTCGCCTTCAACGAGCCGGGCTCCCCAGCCGACTCCGTGACCCGCGTGGTCGACCTCGCAGCGCGGACCCGGAGCGACAATGCACGATTCTTCGATCACCCCGACGAGGTTCCGCACCAGGCGATCACGCAGGGCGTCGGAACGATCCTGCGGGCGCGCTCGATCATCGCCGTGGCCACCGGGTCCACGAAGGCGGAGGCCGTCGCCGCCGCGGTGGCCGGACCGATCGACGCGGCGTGCCCGGCCTCGTTCCTGCGTCTGCACGAGGACGCGGTGGTGTACGCCGACCCTGCCGCGGCAGCACTCCTGCCGTGA
- a CDS encoding GntR family transcriptional regulator, whose translation MPAKAQTNDDGSRPGGQKRVLRYQYVYDLVIDLIQDQNLQPGDQLPSTAELAELAGVSVISVRRALDELTHRGKIVRHQGVGTFVAPRRIVSEPSRPGALLQTLRGPSGDDVHLETELVSMLVGIPSDQHATALGIEPGAPVWEVARLRRLGSTPKVLETAVLPLSLVPSLDEAHLAAGGSLYELLADRYGYTDEFVEQAIEVDEPTSWERGHLGLSAKDNVVRIRGVSLGADGVAFDSFRQTYPAHDFVFYVSGTSRQRLVEPHRDGSWAVRPLGAPATAGAD comes from the coding sequence GTGCCAGCGAAGGCGCAGACGAACGACGACGGATCCCGCCCGGGGGGGCAGAAGCGCGTGCTCCGATACCAGTACGTCTACGATCTGGTGATCGACCTGATCCAGGACCAGAACCTCCAGCCCGGGGACCAGCTGCCGAGCACGGCGGAGCTCGCCGAGCTGGCGGGGGTGAGCGTGATCTCGGTCCGGCGCGCTCTCGACGAGCTCACCCACCGGGGCAAGATCGTGCGGCACCAGGGCGTCGGCACCTTCGTCGCCCCGCGACGCATCGTCAGCGAGCCTTCGCGACCGGGTGCCCTGCTGCAGACGCTGCGCGGACCGTCGGGGGACGACGTGCACCTCGAGACCGAGCTGGTGAGCATGCTCGTCGGCATCCCGAGCGACCAGCACGCGACCGCGCTCGGCATCGAGCCTGGTGCTCCGGTGTGGGAGGTCGCCCGCCTGCGTCGTCTGGGGAGCACCCCCAAGGTCCTCGAGACCGCCGTGCTCCCGCTGTCTCTCGTGCCGTCGCTCGACGAGGCCCATCTGGCCGCGGGCGGCTCGCTCTACGAGCTGCTCGCCGACCGGTACGGCTACACCGACGAGTTCGTCGAGCAGGCGATCGAGGTCGACGAGCCCACCTCCTGGGAGCGCGGTCATCTGGGCCTCTCGGCCAAGGACAACGTGGTCCGCATCCGCGGTGTCAGCCTCGGGGCCGACGGGGTCGCGTTCGACAGCTTCCGCCAGACCTACCCTGCGCACGACTTCGTGTTCTACGTCTCGGGGACGTCTCGGCAGCGCCTGGTCGAGCCGCACCGCGACGGGAGCTGGGCGGTGCGCCCGCTCGGAGCGCCGGCGACCGCCGGCGCCGACTGA
- a CDS encoding dipeptide ABC transporter ATP-binding protein, producing MTGDALEIRDLNVWFDPRDGRGGEPIHTLRGIDLSLAPGERVGLVGESGCGKTTTILAAMGLLPASATVSGSVLVGGEDVIARGEAGMRAHRWTDIAMVFQGAMSAFNPVRTVGWQIREALEVHKVATGKAAVARTRELLRQVGLPDGTDARYPHQLSGGMKQRAVIAMALSCEPRVLLADEPTTALDVVVQDQILQLLVRLSRDLNLALVLVTHDLGVVAQACTRAAVMRAGEIVEEGDVDDLYRRPTHPYTRELFEATPNLYDVTQTERTSDGGDLLRVSDLRVVYGQKARRSRRGAAPGAIDFAAPSPAPIETPTESIATGRLSSDETAIADADESATTASSPAVDGIDLVVREGELVALVGQSGCGKTTTLQAVVGMQPATSGSIRIDGTEVTGLSPRQWRPLRRDVQLIYQDPYEALDAHLRIQDLVMEPLQVHRIGSSNAERRALIAEALSDVGLDPEVYATRFPHELSGGQRQRVAIAASLVLRPRLLLADEPVSMLDVSVRTGVLQLLDRLRREHRMGILMITHDLSTAAAYADRIVVMRAGRIVEQGDPWQIVNDPREPYTRRLLESVPSPDPLRRNAS from the coding sequence ATGACGGGCGACGCGCTCGAGATCCGGGATCTCAACGTGTGGTTCGACCCGCGCGACGGCCGCGGCGGCGAGCCCATCCACACCCTCCGCGGCATCGACCTCTCCCTCGCCCCCGGCGAGCGGGTGGGCCTCGTAGGCGAGTCCGGCTGCGGGAAGACGACGACCATCCTCGCGGCGATGGGCCTGCTGCCCGCCTCGGCGACGGTCTCGGGCTCCGTGCTCGTGGGCGGCGAGGATGTGATCGCCCGCGGCGAGGCCGGGATGCGCGCCCACCGATGGACGGACATCGCGATGGTCTTCCAGGGCGCGATGAGCGCCTTCAACCCGGTGCGCACGGTCGGCTGGCAGATCCGCGAAGCGCTCGAGGTGCACAAGGTCGCCACGGGCAAGGCGGCGGTCGCACGCACGCGGGAACTGCTGCGCCAGGTCGGCCTGCCGGACGGCACCGATGCACGCTACCCGCACCAGCTGTCGGGCGGCATGAAGCAGCGCGCCGTGATCGCAATGGCCCTCTCCTGCGAGCCGCGGGTGCTGCTCGCCGACGAGCCCACGACCGCGCTCGATGTGGTGGTGCAGGATCAGATCCTCCAGCTCCTGGTCCGGCTCTCGCGCGACCTCAACCTCGCACTCGTGCTGGTGACCCACGACCTCGGCGTGGTCGCACAGGCCTGCACCCGGGCCGCCGTCATGCGGGCGGGCGAGATCGTCGAGGAGGGAGACGTCGACGACCTCTACCGTCGCCCGACGCACCCCTACACGCGCGAGCTCTTCGAGGCGACGCCCAACCTCTACGACGTAACGCAGACCGAGCGCACCTCCGACGGAGGTGACCTGCTGCGGGTGAGCGACCTCCGTGTCGTCTACGGGCAGAAGGCCCGCCGATCGCGACGTGGAGCCGCCCCCGGCGCGATCGACTTCGCCGCCCCGTCCCCGGCGCCGATCGAGACTCCGACCGAGAGCATCGCCACCGGGCGGCTGTCGTCGGACGAGACCGCCATCGCCGACGCCGACGAGAGCGCCACGACCGCGTCGTCCCCGGCCGTCGACGGGATCGACCTCGTCGTGCGCGAGGGCGAGCTCGTCGCCCTCGTCGGGCAGTCGGGCTGCGGCAAGACCACCACCCTGCAAGCCGTGGTGGGGATGCAGCCGGCGACATCCGGCTCCATCCGCATCGACGGCACGGAAGTGACCGGTCTGTCACCACGGCAGTGGCGGCCCCTGCGCCGAGACGTCCAGCTCATCTACCAGGACCCGTACGAGGCGCTCGACGCGCACCTCCGCATCCAGGACCTCGTCATGGAGCCTCTGCAGGTGCACCGCATCGGCTCCTCGAACGCGGAGCGCCGGGCGCTCATCGCAGAGGCCCTCTCCGACGTCGGCCTGGACCCGGAGGTGTACGCGACGCGCTTCCCGCACGAGCTGTCGGGCGGCCAGCGGCAGCGGGTGGCGATCGCCGCCAGCCTCGTGCTGCGGCCGCGCCTCCTGCTCGCCGACGAGCCGGTGTCGATGCTCGACGTGTCGGTGCGCACGGGCGTGCTCCAGCTGCTCGACCGGCTGCGACGCGAGCACCGGATGGGCATCCTGATGATCACCCACGACCTCTCCACGGCGGCCGCCTACGCGGACCGGATCGTGGTGATGCGCGCCGGGAGGATCGTCGAACAGGGCGACCCGTGGCAGATCGTGAACGATCCGCGAGAGCCGTACACGCGGAGGCTGCTCGAAAGCGTTCCGAGCCCGGACCCGCTGCGGCGCAATGCGTCGTGA